The DNA sequence CGCCAGTCCATCAGCACAGCGTTGTCGGAGCCGAGATAGGGCGCTGCGATCTCACTGTCGACAAAGATCCCGAACGCCGACTGCGCCGGCGCGTGTGGAGCCCGCAAACCGCGCGCATCGATGACTGTGCGTGCCGTCACTTTTCGGCCATCGTGCAGGCTGACGTTGTCGGCGCTCACGGATGTGGCCGTGTCTGCGAAGGTCGTCACAGCCGAGATGTCGAGGCTCTGCTGCAGAGCGCGGGTGTCCAGAGTGACGTACGCACGATCGATCAAGTGACGGCCAGGGGTGAACACGGCGACCGTGTCCGATTGCGCGGCAATGATTTCCGCGCTGACCCAGGTGGGGAGTTCGTCTGACCACGCCCCGTAGGTGACGTGCCAGGCCCGGTCCGGTGCCGGATCGACCACTGCGGTGTCGAGGCCCGCGGCCGCCGATCGTGCGGCGACCGCCCGACCGGCCGGACCCGCACCGACGACTGCCACGTCATATGTACGACCTTCGTGGTGATCGTCGCCCGCCTCGCTCATAAGGGCACGGTATCGTTTTGGCGTACACTGGCGCGTCGTGATCACGGCAACCGACCTCGAGGTACGCGCGGGCGTACGCACCCTACTGAGCGCCCCTGGTCCGGCGCTACGGGTGCAACCCGGTGACCGCATCGGATTGGTCGGTCGAAACGGCGCCGGCAAGACCACGACGATGCGAATACTGGCCGGCGAAGGCGAACCCTACGCCGGTTCGGTGACCAACAGCGGCGAGATCGGATATCTCCCTCAGGATCCCCGGGAAGGTGACCTGGAGGTCATCGCCAAGGACCGTGTCCTCTCCGCGCGGGGTCTGGACACGCTGCTGCGCGACCTCGAGAAACAGCAGGCGCTGATGGCCGAGGCCGTCGACGACAAGGTGCTCGACAAAGCTGTCAATCGGTACGGACAGCTGGAAGACCGTTTCTCGGCGCTCGGCGGTTACGTCGCAGAATCCGAGGCGGCCCGCATCTGCAACAGCCTCGGCCTTCCCGACCGGGTGCTGGCGCAGCCCCTCAAGACGTTGTCCGGCGGTCAGCGGCGAAGGATCGAGCTGGCCCGCATCCTGTTCGCCGCCTCGGACGGCAGCGGCGGCAAATCGGGCACCACCCTGTTGCTCGACGAACCGACCAACCACCTCGACGCCGACTCGATCGGCTGGCTACGCGGTTTCCTACAGAACCACGACGGTGGACTCATCGTGATCAGTCACGATGTGGAATTGCTCGCCGACGTGGTGAACCGGGTGTGGTTCCTCGACGCGGTACGCGGCGAGCCCGACATCTACAACATGGGATGGAAGAAGTACCTCGACGCGCGGGCGACCGACGAACAGCGCCGCAAGCGTGAACGTGCAAACGCCGAGAAGAAGGCGGGCGCACTGCGGGTGCAGGCGGCCAAGATGGGCGCCAAGGCAACCAAAGCCGTTGCGGCCCAGAACATGCTCAAGCGCGCCGAACGCATGCTCGACAACCTCGATGAAGAGCGGGTTGCCGACCGGACCGCGAAGATCCGGTTCCCCGAGCCGGCACCCTGCGGCAAGACGCCGCTGATGGCGTCGGGCCTGACGAAGATGTACGGATCGCTGGAGATCTTCGCCGGTGTGGACCTCGCCATCGACCGCGGAAGCCGGGTGGTGGTGCTCGGGCTCAACGGCGCAGGCAAGACCACGTTGCTGCGTTTGCTGGCGGGCACCGAGAAGGCCGAGCACGGCACACTCGAACCCGGCCACGGACTCAAGATCGGCTATTTCGCGCAGGAGCACGACACCCTCGACGACAACGCGAGCGTGTGGGACAACATCCGTCATGCGGCGCCCGACGCCGGCGAGCAAGATCTACGTGGCCTGCTCGGCGCGTTCATGTTCACCGGGCCCCAGCTCGATCAGCCCGCGGGGACACTCTCCGGCGGCGAGAAGACCAGGTTGGCACTCGCCGGGCTCGTCTCGTCGGCGGCGAATGTCCTGCTACTCGACGAACCGACGAACAACCTCGACCCGATCTCGCGGGAACAGGTGCTCGACGCGCTGCGGAGCTACAAGGGCGCGGTGGTGCTGGTCACCCACGACCCGGGTGCCGCGGCAGCGCTCGACCCGCAACGGGTGATCCTGCTGCCAGACGGTACCGAGGACCATTGGTCCGCCGAGTACCAGGAGCTCATCGAACTAGCCTGACCCAAACCCCGAAGATGGTGGGTTCGGGCGCGCATGTGCCCAGGTCGCGCCCGCACAAACCCACCACTTCCGGGTCCTTCGTCAGACGTAGTTTTTCTGCAGTTCGCGCTTCACCAGTTTTCCGGTGGGCGTGCGGGGGAGTTCGTCGACGAAGTCGACCGACTTGGGTGCCTTGTAATGCGCAAGGCGTTCCCGCACGAAGTCGATCATCTGCCGACCCAGCTCAGGGGACGGGTTCACGCCCGGCTCGAGCTGGACGCATGCCTTGGCGACCTCACCCAGATCTGGGTCGGGCACCCCGATCACGCCGACGTCGAAGACGTCAGGGTGGCCGATGAGGACGTTCTCGGCTTCCTGCGGGTAGATGTTCACTCCGCCGGAGATGATCATGAACGATTTACGGTCGGTGAGATAGAGGAAACCCTCCGCGTCGACGTAACCGACATCGCCGCTTGTTGTCCAGGCCGGGTGCTCGGGGTGCTGCGCAGACTTCGTCTTCTCTGGATCATTGTGATACTCGAACGGCAGTTCGTCGCGTTCCCAGAAGACCGTGCCGATCTCGCCGGTGGGCAGTTCGTTGCCGTCGTCGTCGCAGATGCGGACCACTCCCAGCAGGGGTTTGCCCACCGAACCGGGGTGGGTCAGGGCTTCCTCGCTGTTGATGAATGTGGCGCCGGCACCCTCGGTGGAGGCGTAGTACTCGTGGATCACCGGTCCCCACCACTTGATCATGGCCTGCTTGACCTCGGGAGGACACGGCGCCGCCGCATGGATTGCGATCTTCATGCTGCTGACGTCGTATTTGGCGCGGACGTCCTCGGGCAGTTTGAGCATGCGGATGAACATCGTGGGCACCCACTGGCTGTGGGTGACCCGGTACTCGTCGATCAGGCCGAGCGCACCTTCGGCGTCGAACTTGTCCATCAGCACGATCGTGCCCCCGACGGAGTTGACCATGCCGCAATAACGCAGCGGCGCAGCGTGATACAGCGGAGCGGGGCACAGGTACACACAGTCCTGGTCGAACCCGTACAGCAGCGAGAACACCGCCGTGTACGGGTCGGGGATCTCGTTCACCTGCCCGTCCTGCAGCGGTACCTTGATGCCCTTGGGCCGGCCGGTGGTACCGGACGAATACAGCATGTCCTGACCGCGGGGCTGGTCGGTCAGGGGCTCGTCGGAGGCGTTGGCGAGGATCTCGTCGAACGACTCGAAGCCCGGTATGTCGCCACCCCAGGCGATTCGGTGCGTCACTCCGGGCACCTGATCCGCGGCGCTGACCGCATCGGCCACCTCGGCGGAGGCGAACAGGGCGACCGCGCTGCAGTCGCCGAGGATGTAGTTGACCTCGTCGGGTGTGAGGTGGTTGTTGATCGCGGTGACGTACATCCCCGAACGCACTGCCGCCCAATAGATCACGAGCACCCGGATGTCGTTGTTGGAGACGATGGAAACGTTGTCGCCGCGGCCGAGGCCGAGGTCGTCACGCAGGTAGTGGGCGACTTGGGTCGATCGCCTGTCGAGCTCGGCGTAGGTGATCGACTCACCGGTCGCCGGTCGCACAACGGCGACCTTGTCAGGGGTGGTGGCGACAAAATTGCCCGGGAACATCAAGGACCTCCGGCTCAGCGAATCCACGAGGCGGCCCGAACGGCCGCGATATGTTAACCAGAACTATCACATTCCTCGCGGTTTCCGAGGAGTTATCCGGAGGAGTCATGAGGCCGGCGTAACAGATGTCGTGGACGCGGCACGCAAAGCCCCCGTCCACCGCGCCAGGGGCACGATGGACGGGGGCCAGGGTCGGCGCCGTCAGCGGGTACGGCGGACCGATTCCTCCACGAGGTCGAGAACCGCGTGCAGATCGTCGGTCGCGGCACCCGATGCCAGCCGGGTGGTGAGCCCGTCGAGGATGAGATCGAGATAGGCCACCAGAACGCGTGTGGGCAGATCGTCGCGCAACCGTCCGGCTGTCCGCTGCCGCTCGAGGCGAGCCAGTGTGGCCGACTCGAGCTCGGCGGAACGTTCCTTCCAGCCAGAACGGAACGCCGCGTCGGTGCGCAACTTACGGGCGATCTCCAGACGTGTTCCCAGCCAATCGAACTCCTCGGGATGGTTGAGCATGTCGCGCATCACCTGGACAAGACCTTCGTTCGCGGCCACGTCGGCCATTCGCTCGGCGTCCTCGTGCGCCAGCGCGAGGAAGAGCGCCTCCTTGTCCCGGAAGTGATGGAAAATCGCTCCCCGGGACAAGGAGGTTGCCTCCTCGAGCCGACGCACGGTGGCGCCGTCGTAACCGAACTCGGCAAAACAACGGCGCGCACCGTCGAGGATCTGACGTCGCCGGGCTTCCAGGTGGTCTTGGCTTACCTTGGGCACCCGCGGAGTCCTCTGGTCAGCTCTTGAGCATGCTGCGCAGGACGTACTGCAGGATGCCGCCGTTACGGTAGTACTCTGCCTCACCGGGCGTGTCGATGCGAACCTTGGCATCGAACTCGATGGTGCTGCCGTCGTCCTTGGTGGCCGTCACCTTCACCGTCTGCGGAACGGCGCCGTTGTTGAGCTCTTCGATGCCGCTGATGTCGTACACTTCGGTGCCGTCCAGGCCGAGCGAGCCGTGTGACTCACCCTCGGGGAACTGCAGCGGGATGACGCCCATACCAATGAGATTCGACCGGTGGATACGTTCGAAGCTCTCGGTGATGACCGCACGCACACCGAGCAGCGAGGTGCCCTTTGCCGCCCAGTCACGAGACGATCCGGTGCCGTATTCCTTGCCGCCGAGCACCACCAGAGGGGTTTTCTGGGCCGCGTAGTTCTGCGCAGCGTCGTAGATGAACGACTGCGGCGCACCGTCCTGGGTGAAGTCGCGGGTGTAGCCGCCGGAGACACCGTCGAGCAGCTGGTTCTGCAAACGGATGTTGCCGAACGTCGACCGGATCATCACCTCGTGGTTTCCGCGTCGGGCACCGAGCGAGTTGTAGTCCTTACGCTCAACACCTTTGGAGTCCAGGTACTGGGCGGCAGGAGTGCCCGGCTTGATGGTGGATGCAGGTGAGATGTGGTCGGTGGTGACCGAATCGCCCAGCTTGGCCAACACACGTGCACCCTTGATGTCGGTGACGGGCTCGGGATCTCGCTGCATGCCCTCGAAGTACGGAGGCTTACGCACGTAGGTGGAGTCCTCGTCCCACTCGAACGTCTTGCCGTCCGGGGTGGGCAGGTTCTGCCAGCGCTCGTCGCCCTTGAAGACGTCTGCGTAATCGGATGCGTACTGCTCGGGTGAGATCGAGTCCGTGATGGTCTGCTCGATCTCCTCACCCGACGGCCAGATGTCCCTGAGGTAGACGGGGTTTCCGTCGGTGTCGTTGCCGAGGGGATCGGACTCGAAGTCGAAGTCCATCGTGCCCGCAAGTGCGTAAGCGATGACCAACGGTGGCGAGGCCAGGTAGTTCATCTTCACATCGGGGTTGATGCGACCCTCGAAGTTGCGGTTACCCGACAACACCGCGGTGGCGGTCAGGTCGTTCTCGTTGATGGCCTTGGAGATCGCCTCGGGCAGCGGGCCGGAGTTACCGATACACGTGGTGCATCCGTAGCCGACCAGGAAGAAGCCGAGCTTCTCCAGGTACGGCCAGAGACCGGCCTTTTCGTAGTACCCGGTGACGACCTGCGAACCCGGGGCCATCGATGTCTTCACCCACGGCTTGGACGTCAGACCCTTTTCCACGGCGTTGCGGGCCAGGAGGCCGGCACCGAGCATCACCGAGGGGTTCGAGGTGTTCGTGCAGCTGGTGATCGAGGCGATCGACACGATGCCGTGGTCGAGGACCATCTTGCCGTTCTCGGTTTCCACCTCGACAGGCTTGGTCGGCCGTCCCTCTGCCCCCTTGGCCGCGGAGAGGATCTCCTGTTGGCTGCGCGGCAGATCGGCGCCATCGTCGGCGAATTGCAGAGTGGCCGGGTCAGAAGCCGGGAAGCTCTCTTCCACCGTCTCGTCGAGCTGGGTGTGATGCGCCGAATCACCGTTCTCGACGTAGTTGTAGATGTCCTTGCGGAATGCCGTCTTGGCATCCCACAGTCCGATCCGGTCCTGCGGACGCTTCGGTCCCGCGATCGAGGGAACCACGCCGTTCAGGTCGAGTTCGAGGTACTCGGAGAAGACCGGCTCGGTGTCTGCGTCGAGCCACATGCCCTGCTCTTTGGCGTAGGCCTCGACGAGCGCGAGCTGCTCCTCGCTACGACCGGTGAGCCGCAGGTACTTCATGGTCTCTTCGTCGATCGGGAACATCGCGCACGTGGAGCCGAACTCCGGGCTCATGTTGCCGATGGTGGCGCGGTTGGCCAGCGGGACCGCCGAGACACCCTTGCCGTAGAACTCGACGAACTTGCCGACCACGCCGTGCTTACGCAGCATCTCGGTGATGGTGAGCACCACGTCGGTGGCGGTCACGCCCGGCTTCGTCTCGCCGGTCAGCTTGAAGCCGACCACGCGGGGGATGAGCATCGAGATGGGCTGGCCGAGCATGGCTGCCTCTGCCTCGATGCCACCGACGCCCCAGCCGAGAACGCCGAGGCCGTTCTCCATGGTGGTGTGCGAGTCGGTGCCGACGCAGGTGTCGGGGTAGGCCTGCTGTACGCCGTCGGCGTTCGGCCGGACCATGATCGAGCGTGCGAGGTGCTCGATGTTGACCTGGTGCACGATGCCGGTGCCGGGCGGGACGACCTTGAAGTCGTCGAACGCGCCCTGGCCCCAGCGCAGGAACTGGTAGCGCTCGCCGTTGCGCTGGTATTCGATGTCCACGTTGCGCTCGAAGGCCTGGGCGTTACCGAAGGCCTCGATGATCACCGAGTGGTCGATCACCATCTCCGCCGGAGCGAGCGGGTTCACCTTGTTCGGATCGCCGCCGAGCTCCTTGACTGCCTCGCGCATGGTGGCGAGGTCGACGATGCACGGCACGCCGGTGAAGTCCTGCATGATCACGCGCGCAGGCGTGAACTGGATCTCGATGCTGGGGTCGGCGGTGGCGTCCCAGTTCGCGATCGCGGTGATGTGGTCTTTGGTGATGTTCGCGCCGTCCTCGGTGCGAAGCAGGTTCTCGGCGAGAACTTTGAGGGAGTAGGGGAGTTTGTCGGTTCCCTCGACAGCGTTCAGACGGAAGATCTCGTACGAGTTCTCACCGACCGTCAGCGTGCCGCGGGCGCCAAAGGAATCGATACTCATCGCTTTACGTCAGCTCCACTCTTCGTGTTGTCGGCCGGCGGGGGCTGCGCCGGTCCGGATAGTTGTCGGCAACTTCACCGATCTGGACGCAAGCAGTGGGCTGCACCGCATGCGCTCTACCGACGATTCTAGCAGTACGAGCGTACTGGTAAAGCTGCCGGGTCGGTTCCGGGCATGTCCGGTGTGTCGGACAGGCGCGGTGATGCTGGGACTCCCCAATTGTGTCGTAATGTGCAGCCGTAGGTTGGCTTCTGCCAGCAATGCCCCCGATCCACAGATTCGGAGAACACGTGGCACCCACGCCGAGCTTGACCATCATCCCGCCGGATGTGAACCTGCCCGAGCTGCAGGCCGGACTGGCCGATGACGGAGTCGTGGCGCCACCGGAGATGACCCCGCGAATCCTGCAGGTTGTCGCCGAGGCGAAGGACAAGGGCTACGACGTGCATTTCGTGGTGACGGACAAGGTGTATCCCCGGATCACGTACTACCGCGACATCGCCACCGAATTGCAGCAGGACACAGGCGGCACCGTCATCGTTCTCGGCGGCAATTACGTCGGTTCGGCAAGTGACGAGTTCAGCCGAGTGCAATTGGAACAGGCCACAGACAATCTGACGATTTCGAATCCGCCCGTCGCAGCCGAGCAGATGGTGGACCGGATGACCGAGCAGACCCAGGTTCCGTGGACCGTTGTCACGGTCGTGCTGATCGCCGTGGTCGCCGTGGGCGCGGTGGTGGCCCGCAAGCTGCAGTTGCGCAAGGGAACTCCCACCGAGGCCGATCCGGCGACCGTGCACACCGCCGCTGAGTCGTCGGCCACGCCGCGCGCCGGCGGCTCTTCTGCCACTGACGTTTGAATTGACGCCAGAACTACACAATTGTAGTTCTGCGATATCCAATTTGTGACCTTCGGCATTGTCCGAGTTCACGGCGTTTCCGCAGGTAATGACGCTAATGTAATTTGTGACTGCTGTTTCCTTCGGGGTTCTTGTGGCGTACGGTTCCGTATGTCATCGGTGGTGCTAATGGGGAAGTTGATCACCATCGTGGCGATGGCCAGGTATGCCGCCGGTCGGCGGCGACCGGCGCAATGTCAGATCTGCGAGGGAGTTCTTTGTGAGGCGACGCACTGCATTCGGCATACGCCGTCGACCTTTTTCCGTGTCCACCCGACGGCGTGGTGGTGCCCGAACATCGGTGGCAGTCGCGTTTGTTGCGGCGGTCGCAGTGGGTTTCGGGCAGTTG is a window from the Williamsia sp. DF01-3 genome containing:
- a CDS encoding ABC-F family ATP-binding cassette domain-containing protein, which translates into the protein MITATDLEVRAGVRTLLSAPGPALRVQPGDRIGLVGRNGAGKTTTMRILAGEGEPYAGSVTNSGEIGYLPQDPREGDLEVIAKDRVLSARGLDTLLRDLEKQQALMAEAVDDKVLDKAVNRYGQLEDRFSALGGYVAESEAARICNSLGLPDRVLAQPLKTLSGGQRRRIELARILFAASDGSGGKSGTTLLLDEPTNHLDADSIGWLRGFLQNHDGGLIVISHDVELLADVVNRVWFLDAVRGEPDIYNMGWKKYLDARATDEQRRKRERANAEKKAGALRVQAAKMGAKATKAVAAQNMLKRAERMLDNLDEERVADRTAKIRFPEPAPCGKTPLMASGLTKMYGSLEIFAGVDLAIDRGSRVVVLGLNGAGKTTLLRLLAGTEKAEHGTLEPGHGLKIGYFAQEHDTLDDNASVWDNIRHAAPDAGEQDLRGLLGAFMFTGPQLDQPAGTLSGGEKTRLALAGLVSSAANVLLLDEPTNNLDPISREQVLDALRSYKGAVVLVTHDPGAAAALDPQRVILLPDGTEDHWSAEYQELIELA
- a CDS encoding AMP-binding protein; its protein translation is MFPGNFVATTPDKVAVVRPATGESITYAELDRRSTQVAHYLRDDLGLGRGDNVSIVSNNDIRVLVIYWAAVRSGMYVTAINNHLTPDEVNYILGDCSAVALFASAEVADAVSAADQVPGVTHRIAWGGDIPGFESFDEILANASDEPLTDQPRGQDMLYSSGTTGRPKGIKVPLQDGQVNEIPDPYTAVFSLLYGFDQDCVYLCPAPLYHAAPLRYCGMVNSVGGTIVLMDKFDAEGALGLIDEYRVTHSQWVPTMFIRMLKLPEDVRAKYDVSSMKIAIHAAAPCPPEVKQAMIKWWGPVIHEYYASTEGAGATFINSEEALTHPGSVGKPLLGVVRICDDDGNELPTGEIGTVFWERDELPFEYHNDPEKTKSAQHPEHPAWTTSGDVGYVDAEGFLYLTDRKSFMIISGGVNIYPQEAENVLIGHPDVFDVGVIGVPDPDLGEVAKACVQLEPGVNPSPELGRQMIDFVRERLAHYKAPKSVDFVDELPRTPTGKLVKRELQKNYV
- a CDS encoding TetR/AcrR family transcriptional regulator; this translates as MPKVSQDHLEARRRQILDGARRCFAEFGYDGATVRRLEEATSLSRGAIFHHFRDKEALFLALAHEDAERMADVAANEGLVQVMRDMLNHPEEFDWLGTRLEIARKLRTDAAFRSGWKERSAELESATLARLERQRTAGRLRDDLPTRVLVAYLDLILDGLTTRLASGAATDDLHAVLDLVEESVRRTR
- the acnA gene encoding aconitate hydratase AcnA encodes the protein MSIDSFGARGTLTVGENSYEIFRLNAVEGTDKLPYSLKVLAENLLRTEDGANITKDHITAIANWDATADPSIEIQFTPARVIMQDFTGVPCIVDLATMREAVKELGGDPNKVNPLAPAEMVIDHSVIIEAFGNAQAFERNVDIEYQRNGERYQFLRWGQGAFDDFKVVPPGTGIVHQVNIEHLARSIMVRPNADGVQQAYPDTCVGTDSHTTMENGLGVLGWGVGGIEAEAAMLGQPISMLIPRVVGFKLTGETKPGVTATDVVLTITEMLRKHGVVGKFVEFYGKGVSAVPLANRATIGNMSPEFGSTCAMFPIDEETMKYLRLTGRSEEQLALVEAYAKEQGMWLDADTEPVFSEYLELDLNGVVPSIAGPKRPQDRIGLWDAKTAFRKDIYNYVENGDSAHHTQLDETVEESFPASDPATLQFADDGADLPRSQQEILSAAKGAEGRPTKPVEVETENGKMVLDHGIVSIASITSCTNTSNPSVMLGAGLLARNAVEKGLTSKPWVKTSMAPGSQVVTGYYEKAGLWPYLEKLGFFLVGYGCTTCIGNSGPLPEAISKAINENDLTATAVLSGNRNFEGRINPDVKMNYLASPPLVIAYALAGTMDFDFESDPLGNDTDGNPVYLRDIWPSGEEIEQTITDSISPEQYASDYADVFKGDERWQNLPTPDGKTFEWDEDSTYVRKPPYFEGMQRDPEPVTDIKGARVLAKLGDSVTTDHISPASTIKPGTPAAQYLDSKGVERKDYNSLGARRGNHEVMIRSTFGNIRLQNQLLDGVSGGYTRDFTQDGAPQSFIYDAAQNYAAQKTPLVVLGGKEYGTGSSRDWAAKGTSLLGVRAVITESFERIHRSNLIGMGVIPLQFPEGESHGSLGLDGTEVYDISGIEELNNGAVPQTVKVTATKDDGSTIEFDAKVRIDTPGEAEYYRNGGILQYVLRSMLKS
- a CDS encoding DUF6676 family protein — its product is MAPTPSLTIIPPDVNLPELQAGLADDGVVAPPEMTPRILQVVAEAKDKGYDVHFVVTDKVYPRITYYRDIATELQQDTGGTVIVLGGNYVGSASDEFSRVQLEQATDNLTISNPPVAAEQMVDRMTEQTQVPWTVVTVVLIAVVAVGAVVARKLQLRKGTPTEADPATVHTAAESSATPRAGGSSATDV